A region of Solea solea chromosome 7, fSolSol10.1, whole genome shotgun sequence DNA encodes the following proteins:
- the tsku gene encoding tsukushi isoform X1, with protein MTYRDLAKAEKQDTMVILLCFAFSLLLAVVQSNSIKNCHPGCHCEVESFGLFDSFSLTRVDCRGLGPSTTMPILIPLDTAQLDLSSNAMGPLTDTMLAGPGYTTLVGLDLSNNQITKMSPNALSKLRYLETLDLSHNKLESLPPSCFSGLPLVEVDLSHNSFQEFDLEVFSTKVNSEPVSVDLSHNNLVSVSMNLRGRVSHIQTLTLSANRLSSVPHLPGLPLRYLSLDGNPIVEIKEGAFAPLKDLVYLSISSLHELQEIKPFSFRDLGNLQVLDLSNNHKLKALDPAVFSGLNSLQELNLSNSGVVSLPNNMLTHLPSIKSITLGRNIHCWKTQKQGQFHRQLGQVEHNQVLNCNAEGIVL; from the exons ATGACATACAGGGACTTAGCGAAAGCTGAAAAACAG gACACAATGGTAATCCTCCTGTGTTTCGccttttcactgctgctggCAGTTGTCCAGTCTAACTCCATCAAGAACTGCCACCCTGGTTGCCACTGTGAGGTGGAAAGCTTTGGTCTGTTTGACAGCTTCAGCCTGACCAGAGTGGACTGTCGAGGACTGGGACCAAGCACCACCATGCCAATCCTCATCCCCTTGGACACTGCCCAACTAGACCTGTCCTCCAATGCCATGGGTCCACTCACTGACACCATGTTGGCTGGTCCAGGCTACACTACCCTTGTTGGCTTAGACCTAAGCAACAACCAAATAACAAAG ATGAGCCCCAATGCTTTGTCCAAGCTGCGCTACTTGGAGACTCTGGATCTGAGCCACAACAAGCTGGAGAGCCTCCCTCCGAGCTGCTTCTCTGGTCTCCCTCTGGTTGAAGTCGACCTCAGCCACAACAGCTTCCAGGAGTTTGACTTGGAGGTGTTTTCTACTAAAGTCAACAGTGAGCCTGTCAGCGTGGATCTGTCTCATAATAACCTTGTGTCAGTCTCCATGAATTTACGTGGTCGAGTGTCACACATTCAAACCTTAACTCTGTCGGCAAACCGGTTGTCGAGTGTACCGCATCTGCCAGGACTTCCACTGAGGTACCTCAGTCTGGATGGTAACCCTATCGTAGAGATTAAGGAGGGAGCCTTTGCTCCACTCAAAGATCTGGTTTATTTGTCCATCAGCAGCCTCCACGAGCTTCAAGAAATTAAGCCTTTCAGCTTCAGAGATCTCGGGAACCTCCAAGTTCTGGATCTCTCCAACAACCACAAGCTGAAAGCTCTGGACCCGGCTGTTTTCAGCGGCCTGAACTCCCTGCAAGAGCTGAATTTGTCAAACTCTGGTGTGGTGTCCTTGCCAAATAACATGCTGACCCACTTGCCCAGTATAAAAAGTATCACACTGGGGCGAAATATCCACTGCTGGAAGACCCAGAAACAGGGGCAGTTCCACAGGCAGCTGGGTCAGGTCGAACACAACCAAGTTCTTAACTGTAATGCAGAAGGCATTGTGTTGTAA
- the tsku gene encoding tsukushi isoform X2, whose protein sequence is MVILLCFAFSLLLAVVQSNSIKNCHPGCHCEVESFGLFDSFSLTRVDCRGLGPSTTMPILIPLDTAQLDLSSNAMGPLTDTMLAGPGYTTLVGLDLSNNQITKMSPNALSKLRYLETLDLSHNKLESLPPSCFSGLPLVEVDLSHNSFQEFDLEVFSTKVNSEPVSVDLSHNNLVSVSMNLRGRVSHIQTLTLSANRLSSVPHLPGLPLRYLSLDGNPIVEIKEGAFAPLKDLVYLSISSLHELQEIKPFSFRDLGNLQVLDLSNNHKLKALDPAVFSGLNSLQELNLSNSGVVSLPNNMLTHLPSIKSITLGRNIHCWKTQKQGQFHRQLGQVEHNQVLNCNAEGIVL, encoded by the exons ATGGTAATCCTCCTGTGTTTCGccttttcactgctgctggCAGTTGTCCAGTCTAACTCCATCAAGAACTGCCACCCTGGTTGCCACTGTGAGGTGGAAAGCTTTGGTCTGTTTGACAGCTTCAGCCTGACCAGAGTGGACTGTCGAGGACTGGGACCAAGCACCACCATGCCAATCCTCATCCCCTTGGACACTGCCCAACTAGACCTGTCCTCCAATGCCATGGGTCCACTCACTGACACCATGTTGGCTGGTCCAGGCTACACTACCCTTGTTGGCTTAGACCTAAGCAACAACCAAATAACAAAG ATGAGCCCCAATGCTTTGTCCAAGCTGCGCTACTTGGAGACTCTGGATCTGAGCCACAACAAGCTGGAGAGCCTCCCTCCGAGCTGCTTCTCTGGTCTCCCTCTGGTTGAAGTCGACCTCAGCCACAACAGCTTCCAGGAGTTTGACTTGGAGGTGTTTTCTACTAAAGTCAACAGTGAGCCTGTCAGCGTGGATCTGTCTCATAATAACCTTGTGTCAGTCTCCATGAATTTACGTGGTCGAGTGTCACACATTCAAACCTTAACTCTGTCGGCAAACCGGTTGTCGAGTGTACCGCATCTGCCAGGACTTCCACTGAGGTACCTCAGTCTGGATGGTAACCCTATCGTAGAGATTAAGGAGGGAGCCTTTGCTCCACTCAAAGATCTGGTTTATTTGTCCATCAGCAGCCTCCACGAGCTTCAAGAAATTAAGCCTTTCAGCTTCAGAGATCTCGGGAACCTCCAAGTTCTGGATCTCTCCAACAACCACAAGCTGAAAGCTCTGGACCCGGCTGTTTTCAGCGGCCTGAACTCCCTGCAAGAGCTGAATTTGTCAAACTCTGGTGTGGTGTCCTTGCCAAATAACATGCTGACCCACTTGCCCAGTATAAAAAGTATCACACTGGGGCGAAATATCCACTGCTGGAAGACCCAGAAACAGGGGCAGTTCCACAGGCAGCTGGGTCAGGTCGAACACAACCAAGTTCTTAACTGTAATGCAGAAGGCATTGTGTTGTAA
- the mmp13b gene encoding collagenase 3, translating into MIALLVLALFAHSSAVPLPSEDKDDLLLAEKYLRRFYGLPAGLQGRQGQPSDALKAKVQEMQTFFKLKVTGNLDENTLELMKEPRCGVPDIGEYNHFPRHLKWPNNDVTFRIVNYTPDLKKSDVDRAIRNALNAWSDVTPLTFKKLYKGNADIMISFGSKEHGDYNPFDGPNGLLAHAYPPGEGIGGDTHFDEDEDWTKDSSAYNLFIVAAHELGHALGMSHSTDPGALMYPVYSYSTGYPLAEDDIEGIQALYGPNPDSRKVKPRPDAPTKCDPMLSFDAATELRGETVIFKDRFYWRLHPQMAEPEQTLIKSTWPSIPNKVDAAYENPEKDLVIIFSGIRMWALNGYNLMDGYPKYIHKLGLPKTIRKVDAAVHIGDTGKTLLFTEEEYWSYDEASGTMDTGYPRSIEDDFPGMSDEVDAAVYHYGYLYFFHGHVQFEYSYTSKKVIRIMRTNAILNC; encoded by the exons ATGATAGCTTTGCTGGTGCTTGCGCTGTTTGCTCACTCCTCTGCTGTGCCTCTGCCGTCTGAGGACAAAGACGACTTGCTTTTAGCAGAG AAATACCTTCGTCGCTTCTATGGCCTTCCAGCGGGTCTACAGGGTAGACAAGGGCAGCCATCAGACGCCCTCAAGGCCAAGGTCCAGGAGATGCAGACATTCTTCAAACTCAAG GTGACAGGGAATCTGGATGAGAACACTTTGGAGCTGATGAAGGAGCCCAGGTGCGGTGTCCCAGATATTGGGGAGTACAACCATTTTCCTCGACACCTCAAATGGCCAAATAACGACGTAACATTCAG GATTGTGAATTATACACCAGACCTGAAGAAGTCTGACGTGGACAGAGCCATTCGCAATGCGCTGAACGCTTGGTCGGATGTCACACCTCTGACCTTTAAGAAGCTATACAAGGGCAACGCTGACATTATGATCAGTTTTGGATCCAAAG AGCATGGAGACTACAACCCCTTTGATGGGCCTAATGGACTGCTGGCTCATGCTTACCCCCCGGGTGAAGGCATCGGAGGAGACACTCACTTTGATGAGGACGAAGATTGGACCAAAGATTCCTCCG CTTACAACCTGTTCATAGTGGCAGCCCATGAGTTAGGACATGCCCTCGGTATGTCCCACTCCACAGACCCGGGCGCCCTGATGTATCCCGTCTACTCGTACAGCACAGGCTACCCTCTGGCTGAAGATGACATTGAAGGAATCCAAGCTCTCTATG GTCCAAACCCAGACTCAAGGAAAGTGAAGCCAAGGCCTGACGCACCAACCAAATGTGACCCGATGTTGAGTTTTGACGCTGCCACAGAGCTCAGGGGGGAGACGGTCATCTTCAAAGACAG ATTCTACTGGCGTCTCCACCCTCAGATGGCGGAGCCTGAGCAGACACTGATAAAGTCCACATGGCCTTCCATACCCAACAAAGTGGATGCAGCTTATGAGAACCCAGAGAAGGATCTTGTCATCATATTCAGTG GGATCCGAATGTGGGCGTTGAACGGGTACAATCTCATGGATGGTTATCCAAAGTACATTCACAAACTCGGCCTTCCCAAGACCATCAGGAAAGTAGATGCGGCGGTGCACATTGGAGACACAGGCAAAACTCTACTTTTCACTGAAGAGGAATACTGGAG CTACGATGAAGCGTCGGGCACCATGGACACTGGCTACCCACGATCCATTGAGGACGATTTTCCAGGAATGAGTGATGAGGTCGATGCCGCTGTGTATCACTATG GATACTTGTATTTCTTCCATGGCCACGTGCAGTTCGAGTACAGCTACACCTCAAAGAAAGTCATTCGCATCATGAGGACCAACGCTATTCTCAACTGCTGA
- the LOC131462828 gene encoding matrix metalloproteinase-20-like has product MHVMLLPCCVLVFLLPRPCFTAPTVIPEVASSPSTEPQADLKLATEYLQHYYNLQTEPLVRMKRSEPTFTSKVKDMQIFFGINVTGELDADTLEVMRSPRCGVPDVEEYSHIQATRWNKNVLSYSIGRYTRDLPRSTVDSLVESAFSIWARASGLTFIRSHNRNADIMVEFVSNEHGDLYPFDGPRGTLAHAFGPGLGVGGDTHFDDDEHWTAGKTVAGYNLLVVAAHEFGHALGLKHSRNPHSLMYPTYTSSHPVNLLSREDVANINALYRRAGSRPNFFPRYGWSSQYNPWMSGSLFPRLLQNRCASDLTFDAVSTLGDATFFFRERYLWIKHNEQYDIKEGPITNFMPKIETSIDAAFWVPRRSTAYLIHESMFWTVKGSQMRGKPRALSHFGFPAWVQDVDAAVHIVKTGRTLFFMHDIYWSYNENRRVMDFGYPKYISEDFPGVNSTINAALHKDDFIYFFVGPQVYKYDYAGKAVVGVEKANSWLGC; this is encoded by the exons ATGCATGTCATGCTGCTCCCCTGCTGCGTCTTGGTCTTTCTGCTGCCCCGTCCATGTTTCACGGCACCCACAGTTATTCCGGAGGTAGCGAGCTCTCCCTCCACAGAACCACAGGCTGACCTGAAGCTGGCCACA GAATACCTTCAGCACTATTACAACCTGCAAACAGAGCCTTTGGTCCGCATGAAGCGGAGTGAGCCCACATTCACCTCCAAAGTGAAAGACATGCAGATCTTCTTTGGGATTAATGTAACAGGTGAGCTGGACGCGGACACGCTGGAGGTGATGAGGAGCCCTCGATGTGGCGTTCCAGACGTGGAGGAGTACAGCCACATTCAGGCAACACGATGGAACAAGAATGTCCTCTCTTACAG CATTGGCAGGTACACCAGGGATTTACCTCGCAGCACTGTGGACTCTCTGGTTGAGTCAGCTTTCAGCATTTGGGCCAGAGCCAGCGGCCTGACGTTTATCAGGTCACACAACCGTAACGCTGACATCATGGTCGAGTTTGTGTCCAATG AACACGGCGACCTGTATCCATTTGATGGGCCCAGAGGCACACTGGCTCATGCTTTTGGTCCGGGGTTGGGTGTCGGTGGTGACACACACTTTGACGATGACGAGCACTGGACAGCAGGAAAAACAG TTGCAGGTTATAATCTGCTTGTGGTGGCGGCACATGAATTCGGCCACGCTTTGGGCCTGAAGCACTCCAGAAACCCACACTCACTGATGTATCCGACATACACATCCTCCCATCCAGTCAACCTGTTATCTAGAGAAGATGTAGCAAATATCAACGcactttaca GACGAGCTGGAAGTCGTCCAAACTTCTTTCCAAGGTATGGCTGGAGTTCTCAGTATAACCCCTGGATGTCAGGATCCCTGTTCCCTCGACTCCTGCAGAACAGATGTGCTTCTGATTTGACCTTTGATGCAGTGTCCACTCTTGGGGACGCCACATTCTTTTTCAGAGAGAG ATATCTCTGGATTAAACATAATGAGCAGTATGACATCAAAGAGGGTCCCATCACCAACTTTATGCCCAAGATTGAAACAAGCATCGATGCAGCCTTCTGGGTCCCTCGCAGATCCACGGCTTATCTGATTCATG AATCCATGTTCTGGACAGTGAAAGGCTCGCAGATGAGGGGAAAACCTCGAGCACTCAGCCACTTTGGATTTCCAGCCTGGGTGCAGGACGTTGATGCTGCTGTGCACATTGTAAAAACAGGACGGACTCTCTTCTTCATGCACGATATTTACTGGAG TTACAATGAGAACCGAAGGGTTATGGATTTTGGTTACCCAAAGTATATCAGCGAGGATTTTCCAGGAGTTAACTCAACAATAAATGCAGCGCTTCATAAAGATG ATTTCATCTACTTCTTTGTTGGACCACAAGTCTACAAATATGACTACGCTGGAAAAGCTGTCGTCGGAGTTGAGAAAGCAAACTCGTGGCTTGGATGTTGA